A single window of Aspergillus flavus chromosome 4, complete sequence DNA harbors:
- a CDS encoding general substrate transporter, translating to MAPTFAGLSGRPLSLAVSTVATMGFLLFGYDQGVMSGIISDKAFNNVFTATKDNDTMQALVTAVYELGCLAGAIFALVFGDRTGRRWMIFSGAIVMIIGVIIQVTSFVGHIPLLQFFIGRVITGIGNGMNTSTIPTYQAECSKTSNRGLLICIEGGVIAIGTAIAYWIDFGAHYGPDDLVWRFPIAFQIVFGVIIIVGMFFLPDSPRYLISKDRIQEGEYVLAALGGYEVHDQETQTQKNLVIDSIRASGAGATTRYRDLLTGGRSQHLRRMLIGSSSQIFQQLSGCNAVIYYLPVLLKQSLHQSNDEALLIGGINMIVYAIFATFSWFFIEKIGRRKLFLGGSIIQTIAMVITFACLIPDDTQVSKGAVFGLFLYMAAFGAAWLPLPWLYPAELSPIKTRAKANAVSTCSNWLFNFTVVMITPVMIAHIGWGTYLFFAALNALFIPIIWLFYPETANRSLEEIDIIFAKGYTENISYVKASKDLPKLNDEEIEQKANEYGFGNSTEDPEKATAAEYSPSTSE from the exons ATGGCGCCTACATTTGCGGGTTTGTCGGGCAGGCCACTGTCGTTGGCCGTGTCCACCGTAGCTACGATGGGTTTCTTGTTGTTCGGATATGACC AGGGTGTCATGTCTGGTATCATTAGTGACAAGGCGTTCAACAATGTCTTTACTGCCACCAAGGACAATGATACAATGCAGGCACTGGTAACAGCTGTTTACGAATTGGGTTGTTTGGCAGGTGCTATTTTTGCCCTGGTGTTTGGTGACCGTACTGGCCGTCGGTGGATGATCTTCTCTGGCGCCATTGTCATGATCATTGGTGTTATTATCCAGGTTACCTCGTTTGTCGGCCACATTCCTCTGCTTCAGTTCTTCATTGGTCGTGTTATCACGGGTATTGGTAACGGCATGAACACTTCCACCATTCCTACATACCAGGCCGAATGCTCCAAGACCAGTAACCGTGGTCTCTTGATTTGTATTGAGGGGGGTGTCATTGCTATTGGTACTGCAATTGCGTACTGGATTGACTTCGGAGCCCACTATGGTCCCGATGACTTGGTGTGGCGGTTCCCCATTGCTTTCCAGATCGTCTTCGGTGTCATCATTATTGTTGGCATGTTCTTCCTCCCTGACTCTCCTCGTTACTTGATCTCCAAGGACCGCATCCAGGAGGGTGAGTACGTGCTCGCTGCCCTGGGTGGTTATGAGGTCCATGACCAGGAGACCCAAACCCAGAAGAACCTGGTCATCGATTCAATCAGAGC TTCCGGTGCTGGAGCCACTACTCGCTACAGGGACCTGCTTACTGGCGGCCGTTCTCAACATCTGCGTCGTATGCTTATCGGATCTTCTTCCCAAATCTTCCAACAGCTATCGGGTTGCAACGCTGTCATCTACTACCTTCCCGTTCTTCTGAAGCAGTCCCTGCATCAGAGCAATGATGAGGCCCTTCTCATTGGTGGTATCAACATGATCGTTTATGCGATCTTTgccaccttctcctggtTCTTTATTGAGAAGATTGGTCGTCGCAAGCTGTTCTTGGGTGGTTCCATTATCCAGACCATTGCCATGGTCATCACTTTTGCTTGTTTGATCCCTGATGACACGCAGGTATCCAAGGGTGCTGTGTTCGGTCTGTTCTTGTATATGGCTGCCTTCGGTGCTGCTtggcttcctcttccctgGCTGTACCCTGCTGAGCTGTCCCCCATCAAGACTCGTGCCAAGGCCAATGCTGTCTCTACCTGCAGCAACTGGCTCTTTAACTTCACTGTTGTCATGATTACTCCCGTTATGATCGCTCACATTGGCTGGGGTACTTACCTGTTCTTTGCCGCCCTGAACGCCCTGTTCATCCCTATCATCTGGCTCTTCTACCCTGAGACCGCCAACCGAAGTTTGGAAGAAATCGATATCATCTTCGCCAAGGGCTACACCGAAAACATCAGCTATGTCAAGGCCTCCAAGGACCTACCGAAGCTTAACGATGAGGAGATCGAGCAGAAGGCGAACGAGTATGGATTCGGCAACTCCACCGAAGATCCCGAAAAGGCCACTGCTGCCGAGTACTCCCCTTCAACCTCGGAGTAA
- a CDS encoding FMN-dependent dehydrogenase-domain-containing protein, with protein MSKGKLTGADVAEHNSRDSCWVIIHGKAYDITEFLPGIVYRGPFRLSLLTVATEHPGGQKIILKYAGKDATEEFDPIHPPDTLEKYLDPSKHLGEVDMSTVEQEEKVADPEETERQERIKRMPPLQACYNLMDFEAVARDVMKKTAWAYYSSGADDEITMRENHSAFHKIWFRPQILVDVENVDFSTTMLGAKTSIPFYVTATALGKLGNPEGEVVLTRAAHDHDVIQMIPTLASCSFDEIVDAKKGDQVQWLQLYVNKDRAITKRIVQHAEARGCKGLFITVDAPQLGRREKDMRSKFSDEGSNVQASGGDAVDRSQGAARAISSFIDPSLSWKDIPWFQSITKMPIVLKGVQRVEDVLRAAEMGLDGVVLSNHGGRQLDTAPSGIEVLAEVMPILRERGWENKIEIFIDGGVRRSTDILKALCLGARGVGIGRPFLYAMSTYGQAGVDRAMQLLKDEMEMNMRLIGATKISDLNPSLIDVRGLTSGHHASVPSDTLTLRAYDPLQAPRFSEKAKL; from the exons ATGAGCAAAGGCAAGCTCACCGGCGCTGATGTTGCCGAACACAACTCCCGCGACTCTTGCTGGGTCATTATCCATGGAAAGGCGTACGATATAACCGAATTCTTACCAGGTATAGTATATCGCGGTCCATTCAGGCTGAGTCTTCTAACGGTGGCAACAGAGCATCCCGGTGGCCAGAAGATCATCCTGAAGTACGCAGGCAAGGATGCGACCGAGGAATTCGACCCTATTCACCCTCCGGACACTCTGGAAAAATACCTCGATCCCTCTAAGCACCTTGGAGAGGTTGACATGAGCACCGtcgaacaagaagagaaggttgCAGACCCCGAAGAAACCGAGCGGCAAGAGCGGATCAAGCGGATGCCCCCGTTGCAAGCATGCTACAACCTGATGGACTTCGAGGCAGTCGCACGGGAtgtgatgaagaagaccgcCTGGGCATACTACTCTAGCGGTGCTGATGATGAAATT ACTATGCGTGAAAACCACTCTGCCTTCCACAAGATCTGGTTCCGTCCTCAAATCCTCGTTGATGTGGAGAATGTTGACTTCTCCACAACAATGCTCGGAGCGAAGACATCGATTCCCTTCTACGTAACCGCCACTGCCCTTGGAAAGCTGGGTAACCCTGAGGGTGAAGTGGTGCTCACACGCGCTGCCCACGATCACGATGTCATCCAGATGATCCCGACACTAGCTTCTTGCTCCTTTGACGAGATTGTCGATGCCAAGAAGGGTGACCAGGTCCAATGGCTGCAGCTTTACGTGAACAAGGACCGCGCAATCACCAAGCGCATTGTTCAACATGCCGAAGCCCGCGGCTGCAAGGGTCTATTTATCACCGTAGATGCCCCTCAACTCGGCCGTCGTGAGAAGGACATGCGTTCCAAGTTCTCCGACGAGGGCTCCAACGTCCAAGCCAGCGGAGGCGATGCCGTTGACCGCTCCCAGGGTGCTGCCAGAGCCATCTCGTCGTTCATCGACCCCTCTCTTTCCTGGAAGGACATCCCCTGGTTCCAGTCCATCACCAAGATGCCCATCGTCCTGAAGGGTGTCCAGCGCGTCGAAGACGTCCTCCGTGCCGCCGAAATGGGCCTGGACGGTGTCGTCCTCTCCAACCACGGCGGTCGCCAGCTGGACACCGCGCCCTCTGGCATCGAAGTCCTCGCAGAGGTCATGCCCATCCTCCGCGAGCGCGGCTGGGAGAACAAGATCGAGATCTTCATCGACGGTGGTGTCCGTCGTTCCACGGATATTCTGAAGGCCCTGTGCCTGGGCGCCCGGGGTGTAGGTATCGGCCGGCCATTCCTGTACGCCATGTCCACGTACGGCCAGGCCGGTGTGGACCGCGCGATGCAGCTTCTCAAGgacgagatggagatgaacATGCGTTTAATTGGAGCCACCAAGATTTCAGATCTCAACCCCAGCCTGATCGATGTGCGTGGCCTGACCAGCGGCCACCATGCTTCTGTTCCCTCGGACACCTTGACCCTCCGTGCCTATGATCCTCTCCAGGCACCCCGGTTTAGCGAGAAGGCTAAGCTATAG
- a CDS encoding putative phosphoric ester hydrolase (unnamed protein product), translating to MTSPYHRRPIPDYFLASPLATFLYPLHHILLRLRGPPRLPPPDAHPIRVVCISDTHTLEWDDVPDGDLLIHAGDLCNDGSVREIQAAVDWLQGLPHPHKVVICGNHDSYFDVRSRLEEDRDKSFATVSSSTASLRSIDDLESPHRIDWGDIHYLQHSAVTISFPPPSSTGSRARSLTIYGAPQIPALVPFGPEHAFTYPPHYDAWSGTVPPNTDILVTHTPPQSHLDLSPVYSTGCPFLLTEAWRVQPALHVFGHIHAAYGMEPVYWDEAQKAWERLCASRRRRARNGRFSSLFGFLRDLFDISGWVDSARVVVYGVLGVVWAKVWGGENRGCGWMVNAACMSRDSKGLSNKPQVVVL from the coding sequence ATGACCTCTCCCTACCATCGCCGTCCTATACCAGATTACTTCCTCGCCTCCCCACTTGCCACCTTCCTCTATCCTCTCCACCACATTCTCCTCAGACTCCGCGGACCACCTCGATTACCTCCACCAGACGCCCACCCCATCCGAGTGGTCTGCATCTCCGACACCCACACGCTCGAATGGGACGATGTGCCAGATGGTGACCTTTTAATACACGCCGGCGATCTATGCAACGATGGCAGCGTGCGCGAGATCCAAGCAGCGGTAGACTGGCTACAAGGACTGCCCCATCCCCACAAGGTAGTCATCTGCGGCAATCACGACAGCTACTTCGACGTACGGTCGCGACTGGAAGAAGACCGGGACAAATCCTTCGCAACGGTCTCCTCCTCTACTGCCTCTCTCCGCTCCATCGATGACCTCGAGAGTCCCCACCGCATCGACTGGGGTGACATCCACTACCTTCAACACTCCGCCGTGACCATCTCCTTCCCTCCACCTTCATCCACCGGCTCTCGTGCCCGCTCCCTCACCATCTACGGCGCCCCTCAAATCCCCGCCCTTGTCCCCTTCGGCCCCGAACACGCCTTCACCTATCCACCCCACTACGACGCCTGGTCAGGCACCGTACCACCAAACACCGACATCCTCGTCACCCACACCCCACCACAATCCCATCTGGATCTCTCCCCTGTCTACTCCACCGGTTGCCCGTTCCTCCTCACAGAAGCATGGCGCGTCCAGCCTGCTCTTCACGTATTCGGGCACATCCACGCCGCCTACGGCATGGAGCCAGTTTACTGGGACGAGGCGCAGAAAGCATGGGAACGACTCTGTGCGTCGCGGCGACGACGGGCCCGTAACGGCCGTTTCAGCTCgctcttcggcttcctccGAGACCTATTCGATATTTCCGGATGGGTTGACTCGGCCCGGGTCGTGGTGTATGGTGTTTTGGGAGTGGTGTGGGCTAAAGTTTGGGGTGGTGAAAATCGCGGCTGCGGGTGGATGGTGAATGCAGCTTGCATGTCTCGGGATTCGAAAGGATTGTCGAATAAGCCGCAGGTTGTGGTTTTGTAA
- a CDS encoding putative DEAD/DEAH box helicase, whose product MNGPGSVESQWLTQLAAMRQAIAELKLPKDPAKDQVGYGSDLDLDLDDDYSSPGTVDDIWDVISSDDESIADFDESDGFASPSASSYDQFWLEQKCQSLTSQKPGLSANELAQQITAALATDSGDDELQMSLAEIVGFDDLDFVIELIAHRTEILRSGHSGPEAQTDGLFSGRLQTRAEREQALRRQDFEHKNAPLMPAQTRQEPQYPHVFKSHDNRNVLSFSGKKYGLPLGSKQIDEQKYTEVEVPASRVGTLGTTQKLVQISSLDGLCQGTFKGYKTLNRMQSLLYEVAYKTSENMLICAPTGAGKTDAAMLTILNAVGKNTIPNPVEQPEATEFAVQVDDFKIVYVAPMKALAAEVTEKLGKRLAWLGIQVRELTGDMQLTKREIVETQIIVTTPEKWDVVTRKSTGDTELVQKVRLLIIDEVHMLHDERGAVIESLVARTQRQVESTQSLIRIVGLSATLPNYLDVADFLKVNKMAGLFYFDSSFRPVPLEQHFIGVKGKPGSKESRENIDVVSYEKVRDMLERGHQVMVFVHSRKDTVLTARMLKQMAADEGCENLFSCQDHENYSNGLKDMKHARARELRDLFASGFGTHHAGMSRSDRNLMERMFSEGLIKVLCCTATLAWGVNLPAAAVIIKGTQLYNPQEGKFVDLGILDVLQIFGRAGRPQFQDTGIGFICTTYNKLHHYLSAVTSQQPIESRFSSRLVDNLNAEISLGTVTSVPEAVQWLGYSYLFVRMKREPRNYGIEWAEIRDDPMLVQRRRQLIIQAALVLQKSQMIIFNERTEELRAKDVGRIASQYYVLQTSIEIFNELMRAEAGEADVLKMISMSGEFDNIQSRENESKELNRLREEAVQTEIEGGNDSPHAKTNILLQSYISRAKVEDFALVSDTGYVAQNAARICRALFMIALNRRWGYQCQVLLSMCKSIEKQIWPFDHPFHQFDLPQPILRNLDERLPSSSIESMRDMDVSEIGQLVHNQKMGKTLAKLLDNFPTLSVEAEIAPLNRDVLRIRLSLYPEYTWNDRHHGASESYWIWVENSETSEIYHHEYFILSRKKLHDEHELNFTIPLSDPLPSQIYVRAISDRWLGAETVTPVSFQHLIRPDTESVYTDLLNLQPLPISALKNPILEELYGQRFQFFNPMQTQIFHLLYHTPANVLLGSPTGSGKTVAAELAMWWAFREKPGSKVVYIAPMKALVRERVHDWKKRLTGPMGLKLVELTGDNTPDTRTIRDADIIITTPEKWDGISRSWQTRDYVRKVSLVIIDEIHLLGGDRGPILEIIVSRMNYIASQSKGSVRLMGMSTACANATDLANWLGVKEGLYNFRHSVRPVPLEIYIDGFPEQRGFCPLMQSMNRPTFLAIKNHSPEKPVIVFVASRRQTRLTAKDLINYCGMEDNPRRFVRMSEDDLELNLARVKDDALREALSFGIGLHHAGLVESDRQLAEELFANNKIQILVATSTLAWGVNLPAHLVVVKGTQFFDAKIEGYRDMDLTDVLQMLGRAGRPQFDSSGIARIFTQDSKKAFYKHFLHTGFPVESTLHKVLDNHLGAEVSAGTITTKQDALDYLTWTFFFRRLHKNPSYYGLEISAEEHNTIAAQTIAQDFMIDLVDKSLGELAASSCIVLDSATGEVDPTPFGKVMSYYYLSHKTIRYLMAHAKPNPTFHDVLSWMCSATEFDELPVRHNEDLINAELAQNLPLSVESMGDLPMWDPHVKAFLLLQAYMSRIDLPISDYVGDQTSVLDQGIRILQASIDVMAELGYLHACQMLMSLLQCIKSARWPEDIPLSILPGVGVSAKAPFLPASLAAFSSLPTAAVSTLPKKLQLSPPQAAQFTKAASYLPNLSVSVSKVSATGISVSLTRRNPAMDSEYRIYAPRFPKPQTEGFFLIVCSAASDGKDGELLALKRISWPPVEKQRNRGKNNAGSSKPGEKNNHRGGPPLTIRSSVKFPDTAAKNGIKVKVISDSYPGMEWTMPTVEVDMAPEKQVVPESANYPEKS is encoded by the coding sequence ATGAATGGACCTGGGTCTGTTGAGTCGCAGTGGCTTACGCAACTGGCTGCCATGCGGCAGGCCATTGCAGAGCTAAAGCTTCCCAAAGACCCCGCCAAAGACCAGGTTGGCTATGGCAGTGACTTGGATCTAGATCTTGACGACGACTATTCTTCGCCCGGTACAGTCGACGATATCTGGGATGTTATCAGCTCCGACGACGAGTCTATTGCTGATTTCGACGAATCCGATGGTTTCGCTTCTCCCTCAGCGTCGTCTTACGATCAGTTTTGGCTAGAGCAGAAATGCCAGAGCCTAACCTCTCAAAAGCCCGGGCTGAGTGCCAATGAGCTAGCCCAACAGATCACAGCTGCGCTAGCGACCGACAGCGGAGATGACGAATTGCAAATGTCCCTGGCCGAGATCGTTGGATTCGATGACCTGGACTTCGTGATAGAGCTGATCGCACACCGGACGGAAATCCTTAGGAGCGGTCACTCTGGTCCAGAGGCGCAAACGGACGGTCTTTTCTCAGGAAGGTTACAGACAAGGGCAGAACGGGAACAGGCACTGCGGCGGCAGGACTTTGAACACAAAAATGCCCCATTGATGCCGGCGCAAACGAGACAGGAGCCACAGTATCCCCATGTTTTCAAGTCGCATGACAATAGGAACGTGCTTTCATTTAGCGGAAAAAAATACGGGCTGCCCCTTGGTAGCAAGCAAATAGATGAGCAGAAATACACCGAGGTGGAGGTTCCAGCATCCAGGGTAGGCACTTTGGGAACCACGCAAAAGCTGGTGCAGATATCTTCCTTGGACGGTCTATGTCAAGGCACCTTCAAAGGTTACAAAACATTGAACCGGATGCAAAGTTTACTGTATGAGGTTGCTTACAAAACAAGCGAAAACATGCTTATTTGTGCTCCAACTGGTGCTGGTAAGACGGATGCCGCGATGCTGACGATTCTCAATGCCGTTGGCAAGAATACTATTCCAAACCCTGTTGAACAACCGGAGGCAACGGAGTTTGCCGTTCAGGTGGATGACTTCAAGATTGTTTATGTGGCTCCGATGAAAGCGCTGGCTGCTGAAGTCACTGAGAAGCTTGGGAAGCGACTGGCCTGGCTCGGAATTCAGGTCCGTGAACTGACTGGTGACATGCAACTCACAAAGCGCGAAATCGTAGAAACCCAAATCATTGTTACTACCCCTGAGAAATGGGACGTGGTAACACGGAAGAGCACTGGAGACACTGAGCTTGTACAGAAAGTACGGTTGCTGATCATCGATGAGGTTCATATGCTTCACGACGAGCGTGGTGCCGTCATCGAATCCTTGGTAGCCCGTACCCAGCGTCAGGTCGAGAGTACGCAATCACTCATCCGTATCGTTGGTCTTTCTGCCACTCTGCCCAACTATCTCGATGTCGCCGATTTCCTCAAGGTGAATAAGATGGCTGGTCTATTCTACTTTGACAGTTCGTTCCGGCCTGTTCCTCTTGAGCAACACTTCATTGGTGTTAAAGGAAAGCCTGGCTCCAAAGAATCTCGAGAAAACATCGATGTTGTATCTTACGAGAAAGTGCGTGATATGCTTGAAAGAGGACATCAGGTCATGGTCTTTGTGCATTCGCGGAAAGATACGGTTCTAACTGCTCGAATGTTGAAGCAAATGGCTGCTGATGAGGGCTGTGAGAATCTTTTCAGCTGCCAGGATCATGAAAATTACTCAAATGGGCTCAAGGATATGAAACATGCTCGTGCTCGTGAGTTGCGGGATCTTTTTGCCAGTGGCTTTGGAACTCATCATGCTGGAATGAGCCGGAGCGACCGTAATTTGATGGAACGTATGTTCTCTGAAGGCCTGATTAAAGTTCTTTGCTGTACCGCTACACTGGCATGGGGTGTCAACCTTCCTGCTGCAGCAGTTATCATTAAGGGAACACAGCTATACAATCCCCAGGAGGGAAAGTTCGTCGATCTTGGCATCCTCGATGTTCTTCAGATCTTCGGTCGTGCTGGTCGTCCCCAATTCCAAGATACGGGTATTGGCTTTATCTGTACCACGTATAATAAACTGCACCATTATCTTTCTGCGGTGACATCTCAACAGCCGATTGAGTCTCGTTTCTCCAGCCGACTTGTAGACAATCTAAATGCCGAGATTTCTCTTGGCACGGTCACCTCCGTCCCGGAAGCTGTACAGTGGCTAGGATATTCTTACCTCTTTGTGCGCATGAAGCGCGAGCCTCGGAACTATGGCATTGAGTGGGCTGAAATACGTGACGATCCTATGTTGGTCCAAAGACGTCGCCAGTTGATCATTCAGGCTGCCCTCGTATTGCAAAAGAGTCAAATGATCATCTTCAATGAACGGACAGAGGAACTTCGAGCGAAGGATGTTGGCCGTATTGCAAGCCAGTACTACGTCCTACAAACCAGCATTGAGATTTTCAACGAATTGATGCGTGCCGAGGCAGGAGAAGCAGACGTGCTGAAAATGATTAGTATGAGTGGTGAATTCGACAATATCCAGTCGAGAGAAAACGAGTCAAAGGAGTTGAACAGACTAAGGGAAGAGGCCGTCCAGACAGAGATAGAGGGTGGAAACGATTCTCCTCATGCAAAGACCAATATTCTGCTACAGTCCTATATCTCGCGTGCTAAGGTTGAAGATTTCGCATTGGTATCGGACACCGGCTATGTTGCACAAAATGCAGCGCGTATATGCCGCGCTTTATTTATGATTGCGTTGAACCGACGTTGGGGTTACCAATGCCAGGTTCTGCTGTCTATGTGCAAGTCCATTGAAAAACAAATATGGCCCTTCGATCACCCATTCCATCAGTTTGATCTTCCCCAGCCCATCCTAAGAAATTTGGATGAAAGGCTGCCCAGCTCCTCTATCGAATCGATGAGGGACATGGATGTTTCAGAGATTGGACAACTGGTTCACAACCAGAAAATGGGCAAGACTCTAGCAAAATTATTAGACAATTTCCCTACACTCAGCGTGGAGGCTGAAATTGCACCTCTAAACCGCGACGTCCTGCGCATCCGCCTATCCCTCTATCCCGAGTATACTTGGAATGACAGGCATCATGGAGCTTCAGAATCGTACTGGATCTGGGTAGAAAACTCGGAAACTTCCGAAATCTACCATCATGAGTATTTCATCCTCAGCCGGAAGAAGCTTCATGACGAGCACGAGCTCAACTTCACCATCCCACTTTCGGACCCATTACCAAGTCAAATTTACGTTCGTGCCATATCAGATCGTTGGTTAGGTGCGGAAACGGTAACTCCAGTCTCATTCCAACATCTTATTCGTCCCGACACAGAGAGCGTTTATACAgaccttctcaacctccaacCACTGCCTATTTCTGCCCTCAAAAATCCTATTCTCGAAGAACTCTATGGACAGCGGTTCCAGTTCTTCAACCCGATGCAAACACAAATTTTCCACCTTCTCTATCACACTCCTGCCAACGTCCTCCTAGGCTCTCCTACTGGAAGTGGAAAGACGGTAGCTGCAGAGTTGGCTATGTGGTGGGCTTTTAGGGAAAAGCCTGGATCAAAGGTCGTGTATATCGCACCAATGAAAGCCCTCGTCCGCGAGCGAGTCCACGACTGGAAAAAGCGCCTCACGGGACCTATGGGTCTGAAGTTGGTCGAGTTGACTGGTGACAATACTCCGGACACGCGGACCATTCGAGATGCAGACATCATTATCACAACCCCTGAGAAATGGGACGGTATCTCTCGTAGTTGGCAGACTAGAGATTACGTTCGTAAGGTCAGCTTGGTGATCATTGATGAAATCCACTTGCTAGGCGGTGACCGCGGCCCTATTCTTGAGATCATTGTATCTCGAATGAATTACATTGCTTCACAGTCCAAGGGATCCGTTCGGCTGATGGGTATGTCTACTGCTTGCGCCAATGCCACCGATTTGGCGAATTGGTTGGGTGTGAAAGAAGGACTGTACAACTTCCGGCACTCTGTGCGTCCTGTCCCCCTCGAGATTTACATTGATGGTTTCCCTGAGCAACGTGGATTCTGTCCACTCATGCAGTCCATGAATCGACCAACTTTTTTGGCTATCAAAAACCACTCTCCAGAAAAGCCCGTGATTGTTTTCGTCGCTTCTCGTAGGCAGACTCGTCTAACTGCCAAGGATCTGATCAATTATTGTGGAATGGAAGATAATCCTCGTCGATTCGTTCGCATGTCGGAAGATGATTTAGAGTTGAATCTCGCGCGAGTCAAAGATGATGCATTGCGGGAGGCGCTCAGCTTCGGTATCGGTCTGCATCATGCCGGTTTGGTGGAATCTGATCGTCAGCTAGCCGAGGAGCTTTTCGCAAACAACAAGATACAGATTCTTGTCGCGACCAGTACTCTCGCATGGGGTGTTAACCTTCCAGCACATCTTGTAGTTGTCAAAGGAACCCAGTTCTTTGATGCAAAGATCGAGGGATATAGGGACATGGACTTAACTGACGTTCTGCAAATGCTGGGTCGTGCAGGTCGTCCGCAGTTCGACTCGTCAGGTATTGCTCGCATTTTCACTCAAGACTCGAAGAAAGCCTTCTACAAGCATTTTTTGCACACTGGGTTCCCGGTAGAATCCACTTTGCACAAAGTCCTCGATAACCACTTGGGAGCCGAAGTTTCTGCAGGAACAATTACAACAAAACAAGATGCACTGGACTACCTGACTTGGACATTTTTCTTCCGGAGACTGCATAAGAACCCTTCGTACTACGGCTTGGAGATCTCGGCTGAGGAGCACAACACTATTGCCGCTCAGACTATAGCCCAAGATTTCATGATTGATCTGGTCGATAAGTCGCTCGGTGAGCTAGCAGCGTCGTCATGTATTGTGCTTGATTCTGCAACAGGTGAGGTCGACCCGACACCATTTGGCAAGGTCATGAGCTACTACTATTTGTCACACAAGACTATTCGGTACCTCATGGCACATGCAAAGCCGAACCCTACATTCCATGATGTCTTGAGCTGGATGTGTTCCGCGACAGAATTCGACGAGTTGCCCGTACGACATAACGAAGATCTCATTAATGCAGAGTTGGCTCAAAATTTGCCACTATCTGTTGAATCGATGGGAGACCTACCAATGTGGGATCCCCACGTGAAAGCGTTCTTATTGCTTCAAGCCTACATGTCGCGAATTGATCTTCCGATTTCCGATTATGTCGGAGATCAGACGTCTGTTCTAGATCAGGGCATCCGTATTCTGCAGGCTTCGATCGATGTCATGGCCGAACTAGGTTACCTACATGCTTGCCAAATGCTCATGTCCCTGCTTCAATGCATTAAGTCAGCCAGGTGGCCTGAAGATATCCCACTGTCGATTCTACCAGGCGTTGGTGTCAGCGCCAAGGCACCCTTCCTTCCGGCTTCCCTCGCTGCATTCTCATCTCTACCTACGGCTGCCGTGTCAACTCTCCCCAAGAAACTACAgctttctcctcctcaggcCGCCCAATTCACCAAAGCTGCCTCCTATCTACCGAATCTATCGGTATCAGTCTCCAAGGTCTCGGCAACTGGTATTAGTGTATCCTTGACTAGACGCAACCCCGCAATGGACTCGGAATACAGAATCTACGCACCTCGATTCCCCAAGCCACAAACCGaaggcttcttcttgatagTCTGCAGCGCAGCCTCAGACGGTAAAGATGGAGAACTACTTGCTCTGAAGAGAATCTCCTGGCCTCCCGTCGAGAAGCAGCGCAACCGCGGCAAGAACAATGCCGGATCGAGCAAGCCTGGAGAGAAGAATAATCATAGAGGCGGACCTCCTCTCACAATCCGGTCGTCTGTCAAATTCCCAGACACGGCAGCTAAGAATGGcatcaaggtcaaggtcaTCAGCGATTCGTATCCTGGCATGGAATGGACTATGCCAACTGTGGAAGTGGATATGGCTCCTGAAAAACAGGTCGTGCCTGAGTCGGCCAATTACCCAGAGAAGAGTTGA
- a CDS encoding uracil phosphoribosyltransferase-domain-containing protein, giving the protein MSLPPNVHISSHPCLQAKISQLRSHKTSTRETRSLVHEITTILGVEAFSTVLKATKRGTDQTPLGIEYDTQDIEPANVAMVPILRSGLGMTEAINNLLPGPVPIYHLGLFREKFTLQPVEYYNNLPYQRQDGSDSNTAAADTAILLDPIVATGATAEAAIHLLREWGVKRVVMLSVLGSETGIRRAVDSWPEGVEFWTGAVDEKCNERGMIVPGLGDIGDRLFVAIGK; this is encoded by the exons ATGTCTCTTCCCCCGAACGTCCATATCTCATCTCACCCGTGCCTACAAGCCAAGATATCCCAGTTACGGTCCCATAAAACTTCTACCCGCGAAACAAGGAGCCTTGTCCATGAGATCACGACCATTCTAGGCGTGGAGGCCTTCTCAACGGTATTGAAAGCTACAAAGCGGGGAACG GATCAAACCCCGTTAGGTATCGAATATGATACCCAAGATATTGAACCCGCCAATGTCGCAATGGTACCCATTCTTCGATCTGGATTGGGCATGACTGAGG CAATCAACAACCTGCTCCCAGGCCCGGTCCCTATCTACCATTTGGGTCTCTTCCGCGAGAAGTTCACCCTTCAGCCCGTCGAATACTACAATAACCTCCCCTACCAACGCCAGGATGGCTCTGACTCCAACACCGCCGCCGCAGACACAGCTATTCTTCTTGACCCCATCGTCGCCACAGGTGCCACGGCTGAAGCGGCGATTCACCTTCTGCGTGAGTGGGGAGTGAAGCGAGTGGTAATGCTCAGTGTACTGGGCTCCGAGACGGGTATTCGTCGGGCTGTAGACTCTTGGCCTGAGGGAGTCGAGTTCTGGACAGGGGCGGTGGACGAGAAATGCAATGAACGAGGCATGATTGTTCCTGGCTTAGGTGATATCGGCGATAGATTGTTCGTTGCCATTGGCAAGTAG